A single Cupriavidus sp. D39 DNA region contains:
- a CDS encoding sterol desaturase family protein: MSPHLQNTLIVIAMLGFACMECVTRRYKNSVNATLDDTKLELAMFVSLLAITQPLALLGAGKLCAWLMPEQQGAWAHLPWWAMAAILLVCDDMTQYWWHRVSHSPLLWPLHRAHHTAQYMSIRITYRNNFLYYLMMPGLWIAGVLLYLGFAKVYGAYLVIKLTVILGAHSAWRWDEPLYRIRALRPLMWILERTISTPATHWAHHAMTNEDGIGYYKGNFGNLLFFWDILFGSAHITRKYPAKVGLQDDVLFGQERWFTQMFYPLFQSRRAHSALRFGGRAYAETETHSETHSETVLQANEQQRSA; the protein is encoded by the coding sequence ATGAGTCCGCACCTTCAGAACACCTTGATCGTGATCGCCATGCTTGGCTTTGCCTGCATGGAGTGTGTCACGCGGCGCTACAAGAACAGCGTCAACGCTACCCTCGACGATACCAAGCTGGAGCTGGCGATGTTCGTGAGCTTGCTCGCGATCACCCAGCCCCTGGCCTTGCTGGGGGCCGGCAAGCTGTGCGCCTGGCTGATGCCAGAGCAGCAAGGCGCGTGGGCACACCTGCCATGGTGGGCAATGGCCGCGATCTTGCTGGTTTGCGACGACATGACGCAATACTGGTGGCACCGCGTGTCGCATTCGCCGTTGTTGTGGCCTTTGCATCGCGCGCACCATACCGCGCAATACATGAGCATCCGCATCACGTACCGGAACAATTTTCTCTACTACCTGATGATGCCGGGCCTCTGGATCGCAGGCGTCCTGCTTTACCTCGGGTTCGCCAAAGTCTACGGTGCGTACCTGGTCATCAAGCTGACTGTGATCCTTGGCGCGCACAGCGCGTGGCGCTGGGACGAGCCCTTGTACCGCATCCGCGCGCTGCGCCCGCTGATGTGGATCCTGGAGCGCACGATCTCCACGCCCGCCACCCACTGGGCGCACCACGCGATGACGAACGAGGACGGGATCGGCTACTACAAGGGCAATTTCGGCAATCTGCTGTTCTTCTGGGACATCCTGTTTGGCTCGGCGCATATCACGCGCAAGTATCCCGCCAAGGTTGGCTTGCAGGATGACGTGCTGTTCGGGCAGGAGCGCTGGTTCACCCAGATGTTCTACCCGCTGTTCCAGTCGCGCCGCGCGCATTCCGCGCTGCGCTTCGGCGGACGGGCTTATGCGGAAACCGAAACCCATTCCGAAACCCATTCCGAAACCGTGCTGCAAGCCAACGAACAGCAGAGGTCCGCATGA